The Saccharomycodes ludwigii strain NBRC 1722 chromosome II, whole genome shotgun sequence genome window below encodes:
- a CDS encoding uncharacterized protein (similar to Saccharomyces cerevisiae YNL332W | THI12 | THIamine metabolism) codes for MSTDKITFLLNWQAAAYHIPIYLAQTKGYFK; via the coding sequence atgTCCACTGATAAAATCACCTTTTTACTTAACTGGCAAGCTGCTGCATACCACATTCCAATTTATTTGGCTCAAACCAAGGGATACTTCAAA
- a CDS encoding uncharacterized protein (similar to Saccharomyces cerevisiae YOR246C | ENV9 | late ENdosome and Vacuole interface function) produces MSTTVDQSTLPPVPRCSMLYSIKEYYYAIRPNLPKFTEKDYPDLSDKLAIVTGMNTGIGYEVCKLLLAKNCTVIGVVRTQSRGDLAAENLIKETQVSKEKLQIIAGCDFTKFETVKQTGLSLQNKLEGKTINLIIHNAGLMSSRNDLSNEDGIEAMFATNVMGPQLLQHFLDPLFLKKDSSLKRIVWVSSLAHFSSPSNYGVNWDDPTYKDVSSRPSSSVLYGQSKAINIYQAKIWADLNHADKYGIISTSCFPGILKTELTRDYSFVVKNIAKRLFWDSKYGAYSELYAALSPDLSKQGEYVVPFGEVHEPREDIKLGLSNGAGLKIWEYVEEQIKQYF; encoded by the coding sequence atgAGTACCACTGTCGATCAATCAACATTACCACCTGTTCCAAGGTGTAGTATGCTCTACTCAATTAAAGAATACTATTATGCAATTAGACCAAATTTACCCAAATTCACTGAAAAGGATTACCCCGATTTAAGTGATAAATTAGCTATTGTAACTGGTATGAATACAGGTATTGGTTATGAAGTGTGTAAACTTTTGCTTGCCAAGAATTGTACGGTTATTGGTGTCGTGAGAACCCAATCAAGAGGTGACTTGGCAGctgaaaatttaattaaagaaacGCAAGTATCTAAGGAAAAATTGCAAATTATTGCTGGTTGTGATTTTACTAAATTTGAAACTGTTAAGCAAACAGGTTTAAGCTTACAGAATAAGCTAGAGGGtaaaacaataaatctTATTATACATAACGCTGGATTAATGTCCTCTCGTAATGATTTGAGCAATGAGGACGGGATTGAAGCTATGTTTGCCACCAATGTTATGGGTCCTCAATTGTTACAACATTTCTTGGatcctctttttttgaaaaaggatTCTAgtttaaaaagaattgtTTGGGTTAGTTCTTTGGCTCATTTTAGTTCTCCCTCTAATTATGGGGTGAATTGGGATGATCCAACATATAAAGATGTTAGTAGTAGACCAAGTTCCTCGGTTTTATATGGTCAATCAAAAgctattaatatttatcaaGCTAAAATATGGGCAGATCTAAACCATGCAGACAAATATGGCATCATTTCTACTTCTTGTTTCCCTGGTATTTTGAAAACTGAGTTAACTAGAGACTATTCTTTTGTCGTAAAGAATATTGCTAAAAGACTTTTTTGGGATTCTAAGTATGGTGCTTATTCTGAGTTATATGCTGCTTTGTCACCGGATCTATCCAAACAAGGCGAATACGTTGTACCTTTTGGAGAAGTACATGAACCAAGAGAAGATATTAAATTAGGGTTAAGTAATGGGGCTGGCTTAAAAATTTGGGAATATGTCGAAGaacaaattaaacaatatttttaa
- a CDS encoding uncharacterized protein (similar to Saccharomyces cerevisiae YOL055C | THI20 | THIamine metabolism), with protein MTKNINTIKIQSPPPYLSIIHKNSPNKDANTTITSKHAPTVLTIAGSDSSGGAGIEADLKTITCNKCYGCTCITTLTAQNPHGVIDHLAIPQKIVANCLKANFKDLQIDCVKTGMLTFEAINAIYEELLNNDKCNDLNFVVDPVFVATSGFQLTFDNPKNELIKQLCEKIFPHALLITPNLEESIDILEYFKEVAGNNNTFGIEDIGSVDDLISIAIDKNITDVLYLSKENKIIVYESQYINTKSTHGTGCTLSSCIASNLAQGYDLVNSCFGAIEYVSNCIFMGQANYTPCKKVDINGIDNGPINHCWNISKSPIQRMFDDTLYSNPPTVGTNISNTHKLYDTEKSFYEYLITHPEIAPHWESYTKHPFVDKLSRNELPLHQFEFYIAQDYYYLVGYAKISSLLAAKIPGYDGLLQQLEIIGNVNAGLNRHIKRIGAIENCSDALETIAYLEEAPRRFALKNYHRIFKDIADNNGTHLELIIAVAPCLHGYGVASSNFIKNLDSNGDNSSLKSKMYREWMTDYSNDHYQKAKKDGVELLNKIGEYINYTGDSSRLENLIQIFKEVVILETKFWDEALKADEEWYYKQT; from the exons ATGACTAAAAACATAAACactataaaaatacaatcaCCACCACCATATTTATCGATTATCCACAAAAATAGTCCAAACAAAGATGCTAATACCACCATTACCTCAAAACATGCACCTACAGTTCTAACAATTGCTGGATCAGATAGTTCCGGTGGTGCAGGTATCGAAGCggatttaaaaacaataaccTGCAACAAATGTTACGGATGTACCTGTATTACAACACTTACAGCACAAAATCCCCACGGTGTGATCGATCACCTTGCAATTCCACAAAAAATTGTAGCAAATTGTTTGAAAGctaattttaaagatttacAAATCGATTGTGTTAAAACTGGGATGCTAACTTTCGAAGCCATCAATGCGATATACGAAGAGTTGctcaataatgataaatgTAATGACCtcaattttgttgttgatcCCGTTTTCGTTGCCACTTCTGGTTTCCAATTGACATTTGATAACCCTAAGAACGAATTAATTAAACAGTTGTGTGAGAAAATATTTCCACATGCCTTATTGATAACCCCTAATTTGGAAGAATCTATTGATATTTtggaatattttaaagaagTTGCTGGCAACAACAATACTTTTGGTATCGAGGATATTGGCTCTGTTGATGATTTGATTTCTATTGCCATTGA caaaaatattacagatgttttatatctatcaaaggaaaataaaattatcgTATATGAATCTCAATATATCAACACTAAAAGCACCCATGGAACTGGATGTACTTTAAGTAGTTGCATTGCCTCAAATTTAGCTCAGGGGTATGATTTGGTCAATAGTTGTTTTGGTGCTATTGAATATGTTTCCAATTGTATATTTATGGGCCAAGCAAACTACACACCTTGCAAAAAAGTCGATATTAATGGGATTGACAATGGGCCAATTAACCATTGCTGGAATATTAGTAAATCCCCTATACAAAGAATGTTTGATGACACATTGTACTCAAACCCACCCACGGTTGGCACTAATATTAGCAACACTCACAAACTTTACGACACCGAAAAATCATTTTATGAATATTTGATTACTCATCCTGAAATTGCACCACACTGGGAAAGTTACACAAAACATCCATTTGTTGATAAACTGAGTAGAAATGAATTGCCTTTGCATcaatttgaattttataTCGCTCaggattattattatttggttGGTTACGCCAAGATAAGTTCTTTGTTGGCCGCCAAAATCCCTGGATATGATGGATTATTACAGCAGTTGGAGATCATCGGCAATGTTAATGCTGGACTTAATAGACATATTAAGAGGATAGGTGCTATAGAGAATTGCAGTGATGCTTTGGAAACTATTGCTTACTTGGAAGAAGCCCCTCGTAGATTtgctttaaaaaattatcataGAATATTCAAAGATATTgctgataataatggtacCCACCTTGAGTTAATTATTGCTGTTGCTCCTTGTTTGCACGGCTATGGTGTAGCTTCCTcgaattttattaaaaatttggattCAAATGGTGATAATAGTAgtttaaaaagtaaaatgtATCGTGAATGGATGACTGATTATTCTAATGATCATTATCAAAAGGCGAAGAAAGATGGCGTTGAactattaaataaaatcgGCGAGTATATCAATTACACCGGGGATTCCAGTAGATTGGAAAACTTGATTCAAATCTTTAAAGAAGTTGTTATTTTGGAAACCAAATTTTGGGATGAAGCCTTGAAGGCTGATGAGGAATGGTACTATAAGCAGACataa
- a CDS encoding uncharacterized protein (similar to Saccharomyces cerevisiae YAR050W | FLO1 | FLOcculation (paralog of YHR211W | FLO5)): MRLIYERGVLILLLCLLHLHRAIEVKADSDTEDACNPLTDATPGFKVRWYNYTLHDTSSFTSLDYMAYGYYQKSTAYHTMNGVETVEFESGFPCQYNKRNSADYFICACDGSSAPGGHWYCPCAESPYSSSYICYNSQAVSVSLPLVYDYDTTFTNFTMELTGYFLAPETGSYTFTLGNVDDSAGLLFGENAFTCCEQNNITAATTDFFINAIKGWNSGQDATTSGTMNLIGGFYYPLRLVFSNAISYARLNFSVTLPDGNTITNFEGYIFTFDEEESYCPAYSTTTVPWTGTYTSTFTTKVTTVTGTDKKVTTSNIIYVETPGIEVNSTEVTGWTKDYTSTYFTSTITTTGTNGIPTTTTIFYVETPDVDASTTTTTGWTGSYISTYSTSIYTVTGTDGNPTTSTIIYVETPDVDASTTTTTGWTGSYISTYSTSIYTVTGTDGNLTTSTIIYVETPDVDASTTTTTGWTGSYISTYSTSIYTVTGTDGNPTTSTIIYVETPDVDASTTTTTGWTGSYITTYSTSIYTVTGTDGNPTTSTIIYVETPDVDASTTVITGWTGSYTSTYSTSIFTTTGNDGNPTTSTIIYVETPDVDASTTTTTGWTGSYITTYSTSIFTVTGTDGNPTTSTIIYVETPDVDASTTTTTGWTGSYITTYSTSIFSVTGTDGNPTTSTIIYVETPDINRLSTTTIGWGGGFTSTFSTERFIVTGSNGIPITSTIIYVETPTFGYFNTSSSSTGSFSSAKIPGSTTEEMVSTVVTLSSGDISKSIPIVSTLFSSTSSFFDFSSSSESYASSSSITTIANPTTSSPISSSSSTYNSYSIPASSTSSSYITSSTDVTTSSLLSFSSLAYNSFSSDTIESSTYIPYSSTETYTSSSTITNSITASTKSLPLSMSSSIYSSYSSDIVTSSLSLGFSSYTDSSYSSSIASSIHIVSSSTESYTPSSSIISISTASTRSLPLSMTSSDYRSFSGDTIESSTYITYSSTESYTSPSSIVTSSIVSTNSSPLVLSSSTYCSSCNAESYAPSSSIITISTDVTSSLPLFTSSLAYSSFSSDITESSTYVSYSGTEGYTSMSLVTSSVDATSSPLSFNNTSYISYSNTESYIPPSSIVTSSMVSTNSSPLVLSSSTYCSSCNTESYTPSSSIITISTDVTSSLPLSSIVTISTDVTTSLPLFTSSSAYSSSSSDTIESSTYISYNSTEGYTSSSLIISGTYATSSLPLSFSNSSYISYSSAEISASSSLITSSAVTAISSPSSLSSSTYCSSCNTESYAPSSYIATISTDSTKSLPLITSSSTYSSSSSDTIGSSNSISYSGTEGYTSSSLIMSSTYATSSLALSFNNCSHISYSSTEGYTSSSLIMSITYATSSLPLSFNNSSYISYSSTESYTSPSSIVTSSMVSTNSSPLVLSSSTYCSSCNTESYTPSSSIITISTDVTSSLPLITSSSAYSSSSSDTIESSTYISYSGTEGYTSSSLIMSITYATSSLPLSFNNSSYISYSSTESYIPPSSIVTSSMVSTNSSPLVLSSSTYCSSCNTESYTPSSSIITISTDVTSSLPLITSSSAYSSSSSDTIESSTYISYSGTEGYTSSSLIMSSTYATSSLALSFSNSSYVSYSSTEGYTSSSLITSSAVTTISSPSSLSSSTYCSSCNTESYTSSSLIMSSTSVTKSLPLSLTSSTYNTFTNSKDVPRSSSVLSGNVVTNSLSFTPNSFTSSASSAIPIATITVTSISTVTDSATTYITYVTYTSTESTFGKNNGNDYTTTTTITPSLSSNNILSSTDSVTTTTFSSGAVTSTIINSKNTNVETSNTKSNEGTTIIDNGTPVYSVTTETNSMDFTTKTTPATIETTTGTLSTTSSTGEYTATITTDNNNNISETQHTSKTSGTNNIVTILTTANTGATTITPIISTQPVTTSSSSATINSSAYSFSIYTAGVRKNTPSISLSVFFVIFISFF; this comes from the coding sequence ATGCGTTTAATATATGAACGTGGGGTTTTAATACTGCTACTATGCTTATTACACTTACATAGGGCAATTGAGGTTAAAGCAGATTCCGATACAGAAGATGCTTGTAATCCACTTACAGATGCAACTCCTGGCTTTAAAGTAAGATGGTACAATTATACTCTTCATGATACTAGTTCTTTTACAAGTTTAGATTATATGGCTTACGGATACTATCAAAAGTCTACAGCTTATCATACAATGAACGGCGTAGAAACAGTTGAATTTGAATCAGGGTTTCCATGccaatataataaaagaaattcTGCCGACTATTTTATTTGCGCTTGTGATGGCTCTAGTGCACCTGGCGGACATTGGTATTGTCCATGTGCCGAGTCTCCATATAGCAGCTCATATATATGCTATAATAGTCAGGCAGTTTCAGTATCTTTACCATTAGTTTATGACTATGATACTACTTTTACTAATTTTACCATGGAGCTTACCGGTTACTTTTTAGCACCAGAAACCGGTTCTTATACTTTCACCCTTGGAAATGTTGATGATTCAGCTGGCCTTCTGTTTGGTGAAAACGCTTTTACATGTTgtgaacaaaataatattactgCTGCTACAACTGATTTCTTTATAAATGCCATTAAAGGATGGAATTCAGGACAGGATGCTACAACTTCAGGTACAATGAACTTAATAGGTGGGTTCTATTACCCACTAAGACTTGTGTTTTCAAATGCTATATCTTATGCAcgtttaaatttttcagtAACTTTACCTGATGGAAATACAATAACTAACTTTGAAGGTTATATTTTCACttttgatgaagaagaatcTTATTGTCCTGCCTACTCAACTACCACAGTTCCATGGACTGGGACATATACATCGACTTTTACCACAAAGGTAACTACTGTTACAGGTACagataaaaaagttacaacttctaatattatatacGTGGAGACACCTGGCATTGAGGTAAATTCAACAGAAGTTACTGGGTGGACTAAAGATTACACGTCTACCTACTTCACTAGTACAATAACTACCACAGGTACTAATGGAATACCTACTACTACCACAATTTTCTACGTTGAAACACCAGATGTTGATGCTTCGACAACAACTACAACAGGATGGACTGGATCGTATATCAGTACTTATTCCACCAGTATATACACAGTAACAGGAACAGATGGAAATCCAACCACATCTACAATCATCTACGTTGAAACACCAGATGTTGATgcttcaacaacaactacaACAGGGTGGACTGGATCGTATATCAGTACTTATTCCACCAGTATATACACAGTAACAGGAACAGATGGGAATCTAACCACATCTACTATTATCTACGTTGAAACACCGGATGTTGATgcttcaacaacaactacaACAGGATGGACTGGATCGTATATCAGTACTTATTCCACCAGTATATACACAGTAACAGGAACAGATGGGAATCCAACCACATCTACTATTATCTACGTTGAAACACCAGATGTTGATGCTTCAACAACTACTACAACAGGATGGACTGGATCATACATTACTACCTACTCTACCAGTATATACACAGTAACAGGAACAGATGGGAATCCAACCACATCTACAATCATCTACGTTGAAACACCAGATGTTGATGCTTCAACCACTGTGATTACAGGATGGACTGGATCATACACATCTACCTATTCTACAAGTATATTCACCACAACCGGTAACGATGGTAATCCAactacatctactattatCTACGTCGAAACACCAGATGTTGATgcttcaacaacaactacaACAGGGTGGACTGGATCATACATTACTACCTACTCTACCAGTATTTTCACCGTAACAGGAACAGATGGAAATCCAACCACATCTACTATTATCTACGTTGAGACACCAGATGTTGATGCTTCAACAACGACTACAACAGGATGGACTGGATCATACATTACTACCTACTCTACCAGTATTTTCTCCGTAACAGGAACAGATGGGAATCCAACCACATCTACTATTATCTACGTTGAAACACCAGATATCAATAGATTAAGTACAACCACTATTGGTTGGGGTGGTGGTTTTACTAGTACCTTTTCAACCGAGAGATTTATCGTTACCGGCAGTAATGGTATTCCTATTACTTCTACAATTATATATGTGGAAACACCAACGTTTGGATATTTCAATACTTCATCTAGTTCCACTGGTTCTTTCAGCTCTGCTAAAATACCTGGAAGTACGACCGAAGAAATGGTATCCACAGTTGTAACTTTATCGTCTGGCGATATTTCGAAAAGTATTCCTATTGTTTCAACCTTGTTTTCTAGTACAAGTAGTTTCTTCGATTTTTCTAGCAGTTCTGAAAGTTATGCCTCATCGAGTTCGATAACAACTATTGCAAATCCTACAACTTCATCGCCAATAAGTTCAAGCAGTTCTACTTATAACTCATATAGCATTCCTGCAAGCAGTACATCATCAAGTTACATTACTAGTAGTACAGATGTTACAacttcatcattattaagCTTTAGTAGTTTGGCCTACAACTCATTTAGCAGTGATACTATCGAAAGTTCTACTTATATTCCATATAGCAGTACTGAAACTTATACATCATCGAGTACTATTACAAATAGTATTACAGCTAGTACAAAATCATTACCATTAAGTATGAGTAGTTCCATCTATAGCTCATATAGTAGTGATATTGTTACAAGTTCTTTATCGTTAGGTTTTAGTAGTTATACCGATAGCTCCTATAGCAGTAGTATTGCAAGTTCTATTCATATTGTCTCTAGTAGTACTGAAAGCTATACACCATCTAGTTCCATTATATCTATTAGTACGGCTAGTACAAGATCATTACCATTAAGCATGACTAGTTCAGACTACCGCTCATTTAGTGGTGATACTATTGAAAGTTCTACTTATATTACCTATAGCAGTACCGAAAGTTATACATCACCAAGTTCCATTGTTACTTCTAGTATAGTTAGTACAAATTCATCACCATTAGTTTTGAGTAGCTCTACCTATTGCTCATCCTGCAATGCAGAAAGTTATGCACCATCAAGTTCAATTATAACTATTAGTACGGATGTTACAAGttcattaccattattcACGAGTAGTTTGGCCTACAGCTCATTTAGCAGTGATATTACTGAAAGTTCTACTTATGTTTCCTATAGCGGTACTGAAGGTTATACATCAATGAGTTTGGTTACAAGCAGTGTAGATGCAACAAGTTCACCATtaagttttaataataccagCTATATTTCCTATAGCAATACAGAAAGTTATATACCACCAAGTTCCATTGTTACTTCTAGTATGGTTAGTACAAATTCATCACCATTAGTTTTGAGTAGTTCTACCTATTGCTCATCCTGCAATACAGAGAGTTATACACCATCAAGTTCGATTATAACTATTAGTACAGATGTTACAAGTTCATTACCATTAAGTTCCATTGTAACTATTAGTACAGATGTTACAACttcattaccattattcACGAGTAGTTCGGCCTACAGTTCATCTAGTAGTGATACTATTGAAAGTTCTACTTATATTTCCTATAACAGTACTGAAGGTTATACATCATCTAGTTTGATTATAAGTGGTACATACGCTACAAGTTCATTACCATTAAGCTTTAGTAATTCTAGCTATATTTCCTATAGCAGTGCTGAAATTTCTGCATCATCTAGTTTGATTACAAGCAGTGCGGTTACTGCAATTTCGTCACCATCAAGTTTGAGTAGTTCAACATATTGTTCATCTTGTAACACAGAAAGTTATGCACCATCAAGTTACATTGCAACTATCAGTACGGATAGTACAAAATCATTACCATTAATCACGAGTAGTTCAACTTACAGTTCATCTAGTAGTGATACTATTGGCAGTTCTAATTCTATTTCCTATAGCGGTACTGAAGGTTATACATCATCTAGTTTGATTATGAGTAGTACATACGCTACAAGTTCATTAGCATtaagttttaataattgcAGCCATATTTCCTATAGCAGTACTGAAGGCTATACATCATCTAGTTTGATTATGAGTATTACATACGCAACAAGTTCATTACCATTAAGTTTTAATAACTCTAGCTATATTTCCTATAGCAGTACCGAAAGTTATACATCACCAAGTTCCATTGTTACTTCTAGTATGGTTAGTACAAATTCATCACCATTAGTTTTGAGTAGTTCTACCTATTGCTCATCCTGCAATACAGAGAGTTATACACCATCAAGTTCAATTATAACTATTAGTACAGATGTTACAAGTTCATTACCATTAATCACGAGTAGTTCGGCCTACAGTTCATCTAGTAGTGATACTATTGAGAGTTCTACTTATATTTCCTATAGCGGTACTGAAGGCTATACATCATCTAGTTTGATTATGAGTATTACATACGCAACAAGTTCATTACCATTAAGTTTTAATAACTCTAGCTATATTTCCTATAGCAGTACAGAAAGTTATATACCACCAAGTTCCATTGTTACTTCTAGTATGGTTAGTACAAATTCATCACCATTAGTTTTGAGTAGTTCTACCTATTGCTCATCCTGCAATACAGAGAGTTATACACCATCAAGTTCAATTATAACTATTAGTACAGATGTTACAAGTTCATTACCATTAATCACGAGTAGTTCGGCCTACAGTTCATCTAGTAGTGATACTATTGAGAGTTCTACTTATATTTCCTATAGCGGTACTGAAGGTTATACATCATCTAGTTTGATTATGAGTAGTACATACGCTACAAGTTCATTAGCATTAAGTTTTAGTAATTCTAGCTATGTTTCCTATAGCAGTACTGAAGGCTATACATCATCTAGTTTGATTACAAGCAGTGCAGTTACTACAATTTCGTCACCATCAAGTTTGAGTAGTTCAACATACTGTTCATCTTGTAACACAGAAAGTTATACATCATCTAGTTTAATCATGAGCAGTACAAGTGTTACGAAATCATTACCATTAAGTTTGACTAGTTCCACTTATAACACATTCACTAATAGTAAAGATGTACCAAGATCAAGTTCTGTTTTGAGTGGTAATGTCGTTACAAATTCATTGTCATTTACACCTAATAGTTTTACTTCCAGTGCTTCTTCTGCAATTCCAATCGCCACCATTACAGTTACAAGTATTAGCACCGTTACAGATTCTGCAACAACATATATTACTTATGTTACATATACTAGTACAGAATCTACTTTcggtaaaaataatgggAATGATtatactactactactactattacaCCAAGTTTGTCAAGTAATAACATTCTTTCGAGTACTGATAGTGTTACGACAACAACTTTTAGCAGTGGTGCGGTTACTTCTACCATtattaattcaaaaaaCACAAATGTTGAGACTAGTAATACTAAGAGCAATGAGGGCACTACAATTATTGATAATGGCACTCCTGTGTACTCTGTTACAACCGAAACAAATAGCATGGACTTTACCACTAAGACTACGCCTGCTACTATCGAAACGACTACAGGTACTTTGAGCACTACTTCAAGTACCGGAGAATATACCGCTACTATTACTAccgataataacaacaatattagTGAAACCCAACACACATCCAAAACATCTGGTACTAATAACATTGTTACAATTTTAACTACTGCTAATACCGGTGCCACTACTATCACACCAATTATTTCTACGCAACCAGTTACGACATCATCCAGTAGTGCAACTATTAACAGTAGTGCTTATTCATTTTCCATTTATACAGCTGGTGTTCGCAAAAACACACCATCTATATCATTAAGTGTTTTCTTtgtgatttttatttcatttttttaa
- a CDS encoding uncharacterized protein (similar to Saccharomyces cerevisiae YDL091C | UBX3 | UBiquitin regulatory X), giving the protein MEPMPGSFIEEQEEVPDKNIKWYQKVFNKELLYYITLKAPLLIVYGVFSTCIEIFHKCIKISSIYRYKNVSHENNLRKFILDSKIPDQDEHEYLTPYLCGSYVESLNKANEQGKFVFIFLQSTLLDNSSQVTNNVLKELAPLLKKYQGVFWMGDISSNTEALQVADMFKVKYCPALIFLCLDNNGKFKLQFKVEGSTLSANVRWKERLESKIMECYSQLLSVRQQRNVVNEQNRRYDESLRRDQELERQQQEAMLKGKWLRWRNSELKAEPRSGCKIRLTFPDGERIIRKFDPSCPVEEIYAFVELHRLNITETSRERVDYHYDYPFILATPVPRAELRDINQRISENSSICPSGNLIVEMNS; this is encoded by the coding sequence ATGGAACCAATGCCAGGCAGTTTTATAGAAGAACAGGAAGAAGTTCccgataaaaatataaaatggtaccaaaaagttttcaataaagaattgttatattatataacaTTAAAAGCACCACTATTAATAGTATACGGGGTATTCAGTACCTGTATTGAAATATTCCACAAATGCATTAAAATATCTTCTATttatagatataaaaatgtGTCGCATGAAAACAATCtaagaaaatttattttggatTCTAAAATTCCAGATCAAGATGAGCACGAGTACTTGACACCTTATTTATGTGGTTCATACGTTGAAAGTTTAAACAAGGCCAATGAACAGGGaaaatttgtatttatttttttacaatcCACTCTATTAGATAATTCGTCACAAGTTACcaataatgttttaaagGAATTGGCTCcacttttgaaaaagtaCCAAGGTGTTTTCTGGATGGGTGATATCTCCTCAAATACCGAAGCTTTGCAAGTAGCTGATATGTTTAAAGTGAAATATTGTCCTGCTTTGATTTTTCTATGTCTAGATAACAACGGCAAGTTTAAATTACAATTTAAAGTGGAAGGAAGCACGTTATCAGCCAATGTGCGTTGGAAGGAAAGACTGGAATCAAAGATAATGGAATGCTATTCACAACTTTTGAGTGTAAGGCAACAAAGAAATGTGGTTAACGAACAAAATAGACGATATGATGAATCATTGAGACGTGATCAGGAACTTGAAAGACAACAGCAGGAAGCAATGTTAAAGGGCAAATGGCTACGTTGGAGAAATTCGGAATTGAAAGCTGAGCCCAGGAGTGGCTGCAAGATTCGTCTTACTTTTCCCGATGGTGAAAGGATTATTAGAAAGTTTGATCCAAGCTGTCCTGTCGAAGAGATTTATGCATTTGTAGAATTGCACAGATTAAATATTACAGAAACAAGTCGAGAAAGGGTAGATTATCACTACGACtatccttttattttagccACACCCGTTCCCAGAGCAGAGTTGAGAGATATCAACCAGCGTATATCTGAAAACAGTTCGATATGTCCATCAGGGAATTTGATTGTGGAAATGAACTCATAA